The Cannabis sativa cultivar Pink pepper isolate KNU-18-1 chromosome 8, ASM2916894v1, whole genome shotgun sequence genomic interval CCTAAGTCTTTGGGAGGGCTTGGGTTTCGGAAAATGAAAGAAATGAACCTGGCTTTCTTGGCCAAATGGGGTTGGAAGATGTTGAATGGTTGTCAATCTCTTTGCTGCAGAGTTCTTAGAGCCAAATATCTCCGAGGACAAGAGTTTCTCAATTGCAATTACAAAGAATCTGACTCGTGGTTCTGGAAGAATGTGGTCAAAGCTAATGAAATTCTGAGGAAAAGGGCTTGTAAGCTTGTGGGTCATGGCAAAGACACCTCCATTTGGAGGGACCCCTGGGTTCCTCATCTAAAAGGTTTCATTCCGAAACCAATGGGAGAAATCCCGCCTAACTTAATTTGGGTGGCTGACCTAATCACCAATTCTGGTGATTGGGACATTCCCAAATTAACTGGATTGTTCGACAGTGATACAGTCTCAGCTATTTTGAAGGGAGGCAACCCCTCGGGCCAGGGAACGGATAGATGGGGATGGACTTTAGAGTCTAGCGGAAAGTTTACAAGTAAATCGGCTTACCTAGCTCAAGCTCTGGAGAGAGCCAGCCACTGTGAGGTGGCTCCATCGCTCTGGAACAAACTTTGGAATAGCAAAATTCTAGAGCGGCACAAGATTCTTTGGTGGTGCATCCTCTCCACGGCGCTTCCTGTCAGAGATGTTATTGGGAGGAGATTCCATATAGAAGACACCAAATGCCCCTTTTGTGAACAAGAGGAGGAATCCATTGAACACCTCTTCCTCACTTGTGATGTGGCGTTACACTTTTGGcgattgtaacgccctaagatttaggcacgctacccaatatgattaagaaaccctaatcccctaaacgggattgGTTTTAAAATAAGCGCGGAAATTAAAACTTTAAACGAaaacggaatgaaaataaacttgtaataattttaaccttacaaacaaaagttacatgtttcgggatcccaaaaaaatcattttacaaaatattacaagtcttttctccttagccgacctaagcggcaaaaataGAGTTACAAAAGTTTCAACGCAGGTAGACcctaacccgcttggtctagtgtggcccgaacatgtacatacatcgcccaactcccatactcatggctgatcagagatagatttaccctttcctgcacagtagagcacccgtgagccaagcccagcaagacagtaagaTATATCGTTAATCATATATAACTcatcacataaataataataatgccatttcatatttgtctgtatgacacagacctgcgtgttacgctcacacgcctatttatgtctatgtggcatagacctacgtgttacgctcacacgtctaattacaataaggccttagaacagttcatctcggttctagttaccgagtccaacctgattatgccttgaacacataaccctTTACTTCAATATACAGCTATATACATCATGGCATAACAattacatattaacaattcacttgggtaataaccctaagccaataaaccgctcactttagagTAATAACTCTAATCCCGGTTTCTAGTTTCTCATATAAATCACATTCCATATAAGCGCCATTGCgcatatctctacgtgctaactactgtcttacctgatgtcccacaaatatggagattccaaatccccggtgctcctgaccaagtgccggtaatcctagtcacaattccgggatacacaagtatagggttaatcccaaAATCTATTTCCACAAATTAAAAACTGTGCATTTAAATTCCAGATATTCagatagagctcggaacgagctttccaacgatataaagaacgtcccaaacggagtcccgagtcaaaagttatgaccaaaacaaaaacccgaaaaaaatacaataagctGCCAAAAATGGTCGCGGCTATCGGGTTTAAAAACCCAGAAACCCGATTTCCAGCCACGAAAATGCatccaaaaacaccaattttcatgCTATATCAACCCACAATCATACCAAATTTTCACCTAACATAAACCAAGTAATTAGAGAGGAATTACACCTAATTCACTCtccaacaacaccaaaaacCAGCAACTAAAAATCAGCCTTCAACAATGAATTTCAGCCCCAAAAACTCATCCATTTCAACTCATTTCACAACCAAAACTTAAATCCATTAAATAGATTTTCCAGTAATTAAATCAAAAGCTTAAAACACAATTCATGCATTAAAAATCCAATggtaaaaaccccaaaaattcaGATTAAACATCATAAACTTCAAAGCTCCAACTTAAGCAAAATCACCAAGAACTTCAAGCTCAAGAACTTGAActtgaacaattaatttcaaagttcaataacagaataaaaacacaataaaattcCTTTTAAATTCTGTCTAAACCTAACCCAACATCAATTCAAAAGATCCAAGTACAAACATGCTCAAACCAACAAGAAAACACCAACATGCATCTCAAGACCATCCCAACCTATTTCATGCTTTTCAACcataaaatcacagcagcaaattCATTAAATTTCAGCAATAGAAAAACTACCTCAAGCTTCAATGCAATGATCAAGCCACAACTCCTCAAACAATTCTTCAATTTCAAGCTTGTATACCAAGCAAATCACCAATTTTTCAACCAAATAcaaagagagatagagagagagagggaagggggCTGTTTTAGGGTTAAGGTAAATGCAGAAaatgaatttcatttttttacaaataatgcctttagttgaaaataaatccaaaaatacaatttaccattttgcccctagggccattTCTCACATACTCAAACAATCAAGGGCATTGAATTCATTTCATATATAacacatatttaaataatttcagattattcacacataaataaaatgccaataattTATCCCAAAATTATATTTCGGCCCGAACCGGTTCGGCCGAAATAcccgattgtgactataccgcgccaacttgtcagaacacacctgaaaaaggaCACGCcagatatactatataatatatagttcataagcacataaataaattaaattcacagttttacccttctcgggtcaaaattactaaaatgcccctaactcaccaacggggtcttaacatgtcatttctcatattaattcgcatataataaattataatataatataattctacaataatactcaattaactagttagggctttgctaatccatttccttaattccagggtattacaattactaggggtgttcacggtgcgggtggtgcggtttttaaccattttttcaaaccaacccgtacatgcggtttttccaattttccaaaccgcacccgcaccgcgatactaaaaaaccgcaaaaaccgcaccgcaaaaaatgatgcggtgcggtgcggtttctgcggtttatgcggtttgaactatcacattttttttttgaagtcatcacaaaataattaaactatcattaatataattattccaaaacacttaagaaaatacaacaaacttgagactaataaaagttataacaacaacaataagttaataatctttttaaagtttcaacaacacacctaaatcaaaataataaacttgaaactaattaaattccaacaacaatataaatgtacaaacacaaacttctaactccaaatttcaatacacatgtatgggtttgggtttgttgctaagaagagagagtttgtgaagagttatggattttgTCCTAAAATTTATGGGCTtgggttgggctcatatgtatgggcttaattaaataaatataaaaattaaattttaaaacatgcggtgcggtgcggtttgaatcgcggtttaataattccaaaccgcaaaccgcaccgcaccgcgcggtttgggaaaaattcaaaccgcaaccgcaccgcgaagaatttcaaaccgcattttttttgcggtgtggtgcggtgcgggcggtttgaacggtttgagcggtttgatgtacaCCCCTAACAATTACCCcttccttatagaaatttcgtcccgaaatttacctaaacaactctggatatttctgctgcatatccgtctcgagttcccaggttgcctcttctactttactgttcctccataacactttcaccagtgcaattgtcttgtttctcaagactttctcccTTCTGTCAAGTATTTGCaccggttgttcctcatatgataaatctggttgtagttctaaggcttcataactcaggatATGGGACGAATCTGAGACATATTTTCGAAGCATCGAAACATGGAACACATCATGTACCCCGccgggggcatagccaacccgtacgctacttgccctatcctctccaggatttcaaaaggtccaatgaacctggggctaagttttcctttcttACCAAAGCGCTTGATGCCTTTCCTTTGGCGATATTCGGAGAAACACCATGTCCCCGATCCGAAAATTAATATCCCGTcgctttggatcggcataactcttcGTACGCTgcgagccgcgagcattcgcgctctaattttatcaactgcctcacttgttctctgaacaacctcgggacccaagaactttctttcacctacctcatcccagtgaataggtgatctacattttcttccatataaaagctcataaggggccatcctgattgttgcctgatagctgttgttgtacgagaactcgatcaggggaaggtactttacccatgatccttcaaagtcaagcacacatgcccgtagcatgtcttctaagatctgaatagtcctctcggattgtccatccgtctgaggatgaaatgctgtgctaaactttaactgagttcccatagctcgatgtagactctcccaaaatcttgatgtgaatttcggatctctatccgaaacaatggactttgggacaccatgaagacgaacaatttctctaacatataactcagcatactgatcaatggagaagttcGTTCGAACAGGCAAAAAGTGCGCCGACTTTGTAAACTccgtccactatgacccatacgAGTCGAACCGTCCCGTGGTTCTCGGCAAGCCTACCACAAAGTCCATagcaatgtcttcccatttccactcggGATATTCAATGGGCGGCAACCCCGCGGGCCTCGATGTTCGGCCTTCACTTGGCCGACGGGTAAGACACTTAGCAACAAACTCggcgatgtcattcttcatgcttggccaccaaaacatggccttgaggtcttgatacatcttcgTTGACCCGGATGAACCGAGTAAGGAGTCGTATGAGACTCGGTCATTATCTCTCTTTTAATACCgtcatccataggcacacaaacacgATTCATAAATCGTAACATTCTGTTTCATCCTTTGTAAAGTCACTAGTCTTCCCAAACCAAAACCCTATCTCGGGATTTCATTAACTCGGATCTTGCAATTGTGCTTCTTTGATTCGTTCTAAAAGAGTAGATTGCGGGGTAATATTAGCCACGCCCTACAACCAACTCGATTTTAGCTCGGGTCATCTCATTTGCTAATTCGCGAGATTTGATTCACGGTATTTATCCGACTCGCCCCTTTCTACTCAAGGCATCGGCAACCACGTTGGCCTTACCggggtgataaaggatctcacaatcataatccttcaccggTTCTAGCCGgcgtctttgtctcatattcaggtCTCTGCAGGTAAAGAAGTATTTCGGACTTTTATGATcggtgtatatctcacatttctcgccatataagtaatgccgccaaattttTAGCGCAAATACTATCGCCGCGAGTTCTaagtcgtgagtagggtacctctcgctcgtactcctttaatcgccgagaagcataagctattacctttCCGGCTTGCATAAGAACACGGCGAGAccttgtctcgaggcatcacaataaacaacaaatttttccttatgcgaaggaagagttagcacaggagcggtaatcaagcgctgCTTTAACTCCaaaaaacttttctcacaccgatcagtccaaacaaacttcaaatTCTTTCGAGTCaactccgttaagggtacagcgATCTTTGAGAAACCCTCAACAAATCgacgataatacccagctaagccCAAAAGCTTCGACCTCGATGGCCGATTTTGGTATTGGCCAATCCCGAACGACTTCAATCTTGGCGGGTCCACCATTATCCCATCTTTATCTACTATGTGCCCCAAGAaagagacacgagataaccgaattcacactttttgaatttagcATAGAGCTTGTGGTCTCGTAATCGTTGCAATACGGATCTAAGATGCAACTCATGTTCCTCTTCCGATTCGAATAAACCAAgatgtcatcaataaacacgatcacacatctatccgggtaatccttgaatacccgattcataagatccatgaatgccgccggggcattggtgagtccaaaagacatcactagaaattcataatgtccataccgagtacggaaaGCAGTTTTCGGGacatcttcctctcgaattctcagctgatgatagcctgagcgaagatcgatcttggagAAGACCATCTTCCCTttcagttgatcaaaaagatcatcaattcgaggtaaaggatatttGTTCTTGATGGTAAGCTTATTCAACTCtcggtaatcaatacacattcgcagagacccgtctttcttcttcacaaataataccggagcaccccaaggaGAGTAACTCGGCctaatgaatcccagattcagtaATTCTTGTAGTTGTATCTTCAATTCTTTtaattctgctggagccattcgatACGGTGCCTTTGATACTGGTTCCGCTCCCGGAACCAactcaattacaaattcaatctcCCGGGTAGGTGGCAATCCCGGTAGATCTTCTGGAAAGACGTCAAGAAACTCGCATACCAATCTTGTACTCTCGAGTCCGGATGTCACGGGTTGGTGGTATCCACCGTAACTATGAATCCCGGACAACCTCCGCTCATCGGGTCCTTAGCTTTCAAAAGTGTTATTCTTGGTATGCGTGCCCCCGAACTTTACCCACAAACACTGTTGGGTTGGCACTATCaggctcaaacaccaccatcttccgcTTGCAGTCAATCGTTGCCCcatacttagacagaaaatccattcccaggattatatcAAAATAAGACAGTTGCAATTCTATTAGATTGGCGGTTaattcacaaccgtcaatccagaaggacaaggaccgaatccacctaGTGGATACTATAAGGTCTCCCGAAGGTAAAAGGGTaccaaaccccgaagcataaatatcacatggttTATCAAAATTTTCAATTACTCTACTTGACACATAAGAGTgggtagctcccgaatcaaacaaTACAGTATAAGAAAAACCATTTATAGACAActgacctgtcaccactgaCGAACTAGCATCAGCATCAGCCTGAGTCATGGTAAAAAGTCGTCCCGGGTTCTGAGtaacattcttcttaggctcctcTTTCTTAGTCTGAGGACAATCTCTGATGAAGTgacccaccatgccacactggaaacaaGTCTTGGCCCGACATTCACCCTGATGGTGTTTCTTGCAttttggacactcaggataagatcgGAATGAAGATCCGCGGCCATGgcggccacctctgtttccccgaaaCTTCCTGTTACCCCCTGATGTTCCGGAAGCATCAACCTTTCGTTTGTGATCAGTGTTACCACTGTCGGTCCCTTTACTGATATTACCACTAGCAGCAGGGTTTGATGCCGTGACAACATCCTTTGCGATCGCTCCTTTATTACCTGATGCTCAgcctcctcagcaattaaggctagctctaccactttcttgtacaaagtgtcatgagtagtggtaatcttcaagtcccgactgattGTGGCATTCAGTCCTCTCACATATTTCTGTTTCCTGGTGAAATCTGTGGGCACCGAGATCACCGCAGAACTTGGACGGCTCGATCAAACTCTAGAGTGTATTCGGCCACAGACATCTTCCCCTgagttaatttcacaaagtctTCCATGTGTGAAGTCCTCACAGCGATGTTATAAAATTTTTCTTCAAACAAATTCTTAAACTCATCCCAAGTCATTACATTGACATCACGAGTCTGTCCCACAATatcccaccagacgcgggcatgatcttgtaACATGAAAGCTGCACAATTCACTCTCTCTGTTCCCGTCACTCCCATATTATCAAGGATACGGGTGATtgtactcatccattgctcagCTTTAATTATGTCAGTACCTCCCGAAAAGCGGGAGGTTGCGGCTTCACAAACCGCTCAAACACGGAATCTACATGCGGCATCATAAACCCTCGGTTACCCACCACCGGCACAGCACCGGTGGTAACACTTGCTCAACGAGGGCAGCGGTGCGGTTGCCTTAATCGACGCAACTCttcctcttgacgaagtatgatacCTCGCATTTCATGGAACATCCGCCGGTCGGCGGGAGGATTAGCATTGCCAACCCCCGCATTATCCGGATTGCGGAGGTGCAGCGGTGCGGTGGATTGGTTTGGTCTACACCatgctctacttgctcgccccgtggtctagatgattgcggagggtccattttTACAAGTACCCCCGTAACCAACAACCCCAggcgagttaagcaccaataccacacttatgcACTTAttaccttaaaccctaactcaactATTTACTTCATATAATTAAACACTTAACATATAGCATTTTAAGCATGGCatcatatatcacataaatactctagatgcttacatactgcctaaaatagAAAGCGGTAAATAATTGATCAAATAAGCagtaaagtatttactctcaacacttactgcaccatgagtcgagcttatctctgacgatgattgtacatgttcgACCGATTACAGGaaatttaaaaaccttggcgctctgataccaaactgtaacgccctaagatttaggcacgctacccaatatgattaagaaaccctaatcccctaaacgggattgGTTTTAAAATAAGCGCGGAAATTAAAACTTTAAACGAaaacggaatgaaaataaacttgtaataattttaaccttacaaacaaaagttacatgtttcgggatcccaaaaaaatcattttacaaaatattacaagtcttttctccttaaccgacctaagcggcaaaaataGAGTTACAAAAGTTTCAACGCAGGTAGACcctaacccgcttggtctagtgtggcccgaacatgtacatacatcgcccaactcccatactcatggctgatcagagatagatttaccctttcctgcacagtagagcacccgtgagccaagcccagcaagacagtaagaTATATCGTTAATCATATATAACTcatcacataaataataataatgccatttcatatttgtctgtatgacacagacctgcgtgttatgctcacacgcctatttatgtctatgtggcatagacctacgtgttacgctcacacgtctaattacaataaggccttagaacagttcatctcggttctagttaccgagtccaacctgattatgccttgaacacataaccctTTACTTCAATATACAGCTATATACATCATGGCATAACAattacatattaacaattcacttgggtaataaccctaagccaataaaccgctcactttagagTAATAACTCTAATCCCGGTTTCTAGTTTCTCATATAAATCACATTCCATATAAGCGCCATTGCgcatatctctacgtgctaactactgtcttacctgatgtcccacaaatatggagattccaaatccccgggtgctcctgaccaagtgccggtaatcctagtcacaattccgggataca includes:
- the LOC133030590 gene encoding uncharacterized protein LOC133030590; this translates as MGVTGTERVNCAAFMLQDHARVWWDIVGQTRDVNVMTWDEFKNLFEEKFYNIAVRTSHMEDFVKLTQGKMSVAEYTLEFDRAVQVLRGNISKGTDSGNTDHKRKVDASGTSGGNRKFRGNRGGRHGRGSSFRSYPECPKCKKHHQGECRAKTCFQCGMVGHFIRDCPQTKKEEPKKNVTQNPGRLFTMTQADADASSSVVTGQLSINGFSYTVLFDSGATHSYVSSRVIENFDKPCDIYASGFGTLLPSGDLIVSTRWIRSLSFWIDGCELTANLIELQLSYFDIILGMDFLSKYGATIDCKRKMVVFEPDSANPTVFVGKVRGHAYQE